A genomic window from Alkalihalobacillus sp. AL-G includes:
- the yaaA gene encoding S4 domain-containing protein YaaA, with amino-acid sequence MTEIQITTEYITLGQLLKQADVIQSGGMVKWYLAEHEVFVNEEPEQRRGKKLYEGDIITIPETGTFVVAR; translated from the coding sequence ATGACAGAGATACAAATAACTACCGAATACATTACCCTCGGTCAACTGTTAAAACAAGCTGATGTGATACAATCGGGCGGCATGGTAAAATGGTATTTGGCAGAACATGAGGTATTCGTGAACGAAGAACCAGAACAACGGCGTGGAAAAAAGCTGTATGAGGGAGATATCATCACGATACCTGAAACCGGAACGTTTGTCGTAGCACGTTGA